Proteins found in one Corynebacterium canis genomic segment:
- a CDS encoding TIGR02391 family protein, whose protein sequence is MAAFPQPWSYPKVKAIADVLADTNEGLTRREIGELLHRLGMEDPSPSKSKRDRLADVFVARQNKDQSSKGTSTFIETAMEPVRYYTQKAVFARRKKLLNERLSLVGVRISDEGKVGEGAVAQILDDASRIATSIYDELRQRKCYTWVLQYCSVEVLRKACSHACPEATKSIFDRLRSLTGLPSDGASLVDEALALGKSGKPKLPINSLRPQTERDEQSGFANPVKGLNSLYRNPTAHDLRLKRPIGKDELLEVLTMISMVHRRLDGASAQSGGST, encoded by the coding sequence ATGGCCGCATTTCCCCAGCCCTGGTCGTACCCGAAGGTTAAAGCGATCGCAGACGTACTCGCCGACACTAACGAGGGTTTGACTCGCCGCGAGATTGGCGAACTGCTCCATCGCTTGGGCATGGAGGATCCGAGCCCGTCGAAGAGCAAACGCGACCGGCTGGCCGACGTCTTCGTTGCTCGTCAAAACAAGGATCAGAGCTCGAAAGGCACTAGCACGTTCATCGAAACGGCGATGGAGCCGGTGAGGTACTACACCCAGAAAGCGGTGTTCGCTCGCCGTAAGAAACTGCTAAACGAGCGTCTCTCCCTCGTCGGAGTGCGTATCAGCGACGAAGGTAAAGTTGGCGAGGGTGCAGTTGCCCAGATCCTAGATGACGCGTCTCGCATCGCAACGTCGATCTACGATGAGCTCCGCCAACGCAAATGCTATACGTGGGTACTCCAGTACTGCTCCGTAGAGGTTCTGAGGAAGGCATGTTCCCATGCCTGTCCGGAGGCGACCAAGAGCATCTTCGATCGCCTCCGGAGCCTGACGGGCTTGCCGAGCGACGGAGCCTCGCTCGTAGATGAAGCTTTGGCGCTCGGGAAGTCTGGCAAGCCAAAGCTCCCGATCAACTCTCTGCGCCCGCAGACCGAAAGGGATGAACAGTCCGGGTTCGCAAATCCTGTGAAGGGCTTGAACAGTCTCTACCGGAACCCGACGGCGCACGACCTGCGGTTGAAACGACCGATCGGTAAGGACGAGTTACTCGAAGTGCTGACGATGATCTCGATGGTTCATCGGAGACTAGACGGCGCGTCAGCGCAAAGCGGAGGTTCTACGTGA
- a CDS encoding Abi family protein has protein sequence MGRASCPHGWARPAVADESACASFLAATNYYRFSGYARYFQKAPHLGDDVFRPGVTFDEIRAAYDADEALRIALVRPLAHVELMLRSHVAHVIADEHGVYGRYLEESFYTDAPDHEPTVESCLYDIRRSKERHILRYREAGADYGNLPVWSAVEAWSFGTLSKVIERGAGGCLAETVATSAGIAKAGFAYRVRALVYLRNRRSHYSRLWNHSVLDAGPTPNNVRNKAKRKAGQFEPRSVLDVIASLDDMAVRSGVAVSILPRLVADYSRDSTFWQGLIRPQSPRDHGRNTP, from the coding sequence CTGGGACGAGCAAGTTGCCCTCATGGCTGGGCGAGGCCCGCTGTTGCTGACGAGTCTGCATGCGCTAGTTTCCTAGCCGCTACGAACTACTACCGGTTCTCTGGCTATGCGCGCTATTTTCAGAAGGCTCCCCACCTCGGCGACGATGTTTTCCGTCCGGGCGTCACCTTCGACGAGATTCGAGCCGCCTACGACGCTGATGAGGCGCTGCGCATTGCGCTCGTCCGGCCGCTTGCGCATGTTGAGCTCATGCTTCGCTCGCACGTTGCCCACGTCATCGCGGACGAGCACGGCGTCTACGGTCGATATCTCGAGGAGAGCTTCTACACAGATGCTCCCGATCACGAGCCGACCGTCGAGTCCTGCCTTTATGACATCCGCCGGAGTAAGGAACGTCACATTCTCCGCTACCGTGAGGCGGGTGCCGACTACGGCAATTTGCCCGTGTGGTCGGCCGTTGAAGCCTGGTCGTTCGGCACGTTGTCGAAGGTCATCGAGAGAGGCGCGGGAGGCTGTCTCGCCGAGACTGTGGCGACGAGCGCAGGCATTGCGAAGGCCGGTTTCGCCTACCGCGTGCGGGCGCTGGTCTACCTCCGTAACCGCCGCTCGCACTACAGCCGCCTGTGGAACCATTCTGTCCTTGATGCTGGGCCGACCCCGAATAACGTGCGGAACAAGGCAAAGCGGAAAGCCGGACAATTCGAGCCACGGTCCGTGCTCGACGTGATCGCCTCACTCGATGACATGGCAGTCCGTAGTGGCGTCGCCGTCTCGATCCTCCCTCGGCTTGTTGCCGATTACTCCCGCGACTC
- a CDS encoding zinc ribbon domain-containing protein YjdM — protein MSDIDNANIPPCPECGSEYTYESGTSIICPMCGYEWVPGEAESEAAASLVKDAVGNVLADGDSVSIIKSLKVKGGSDIKIGTKVTGIRLLAEPVNGHDIEAKVLGAGQMYLKSSVVKKV, from the coding sequence ATGTCAGACATTGACAACGCTAATATCCCACCATGCCCAGAGTGCGGCAGCGAGTACACCTATGAATCCGGTACTTCCATTATCTGCCCGATGTGCGGCTACGAGTGGGTGCCGGGTGAGGCAGAATCGGAGGCCGCTGCGTCCTTGGTTAAAGATGCCGTTGGTAATGTGCTTGCTGACGGCGATAGCGTCTCCATCATCAAGAGCCTGAAAGTCAAGGGTGGCAGCGACATCAAGATTGGCACCAAGGTTACGGGAATTCGTCTGTTGGCGGAACCAGTAAACGGCCATGATATTGAGGCCAAGGTTCTGGGAGCCGGGCAGATGTACCTGAAATCGAGCGTAGTGAAGAAGGTGTAG